A stretch of the Clostridiales bacterium genome encodes the following:
- a CDS encoding sugar ABC transporter permease: MQGVKSMPAVAKRQKKPTVEYRLRNFRENFPYLTMILPAVLVVFLFNYLPIYGVLIAFQDFMPGDKILSDTTIWVGFENFTRFFSDPQFWPLMKNTFILCIVGFIIGFPLPILVSLALNALKRKKAGKVFQTIYTAPHFISLVVLVGMLQLFFGRYGLVNNIAAHLGGERVSYFLESSAFRPMYILSSNWQDFGWSAVIYIAALSNVDPVQHEAAMIDGASRFQRVLHVDIPAIMPMISVMLIMSIGGLMGVGYEKALLMQTDGNLEVSELIATYVYKRGLTGVPDQAYATAIGLFNSIINVVLLIIANTTSKRFSENSLW; the protein is encoded by the coding sequence ATGCAAGGCGTCAAGTCAATGCCTGCCGTTGCAAAACGGCAGAAAAAGCCGACCGTGGAGTACAGGCTTCGGAATTTCCGGGAGAATTTTCCGTACCTGACCATGATTCTCCCGGCGGTCCTGGTGGTCTTCCTGTTCAACTATCTCCCGATTTACGGCGTGCTGATCGCGTTCCAGGACTTCATGCCCGGGGACAAGATCCTGTCCGACACCACGATCTGGGTCGGCTTTGAGAACTTCACGCGGTTCTTCAGTGATCCGCAGTTTTGGCCGCTGATGAAGAACACCTTCATCCTTTGTATTGTAGGCTTCATCATCGGTTTCCCGCTGCCCATCCTGGTATCCCTGGCGCTGAACGCCCTGAAGCGGAAAAAGGCCGGCAAGGTATTTCAGACCATCTATACCGCCCCCCACTTCATCTCCCTGGTCGTGCTGGTCGGTATGCTGCAGCTGTTCTTCGGACGCTACGGCCTGGTCAACAACATTGCGGCCCACCTGGGCGGGGAACGGGTCTCCTACTTCCTGGAGAGCTCCGCGTTCCGCCCGATGTACATCCTGTCGAGCAACTGGCAGGACTTCGGCTGGAGCGCTGTGATCTACATCGCCGCGCTGAGCAACGTCGACCCGGTGCAGCATGAAGCGGCCATGATCGACGGCGCGAGCCGGTTCCAGCGGGTCCTGCACGTGGACATCCCCGCAATCATGCCGATGATCAGCGTGATGCTGATCATGTCCATCGGCGGACTGATGGGTGTCGGCTATGAAAAGGCCCTGCTGATGCAGACAGACGGCAACCTGGAGGTCAGCGAACTGATCGCAACCTATGTGTATAAGCGCGGTCTGACCGGTGTTCCGGACCAGGCGTACGCGACGGCCATCGGCCTGTTCAACTCCATCATCAACGTCGTCCTGCTGATCATCGCCAACACGACGTCCAAACGGTTCTCCGAGAACTCGCTGTGGTAA
- a CDS encoding carbohydrate ABC transporter permease, which translates to MALKDTKGDKVFFAINAFFLGLLALIILYPLYFIVIASISDPDAVLGGQVVLAPVNITFEGFEKVFQRADIWRGYLNTIIYTVVTVILSLVVTIPAGWGLSRKTTPGKKFWMIYFIIPMFFGGGLIPFYNVMSSLKLINSAWSVILPAILSVWNLFMSKTFFESSIPEGMLEAARIDGAGKYRTFFSIVLPLSKAIIAVMALYYAVGQWNSYFNAMIFLQDAEKYPLQLVLKEILIASESTVGGSGETILQQYRLANQLKYVSVIVSSLPVLCLYPFVQKYFAQGVMIGSLKG; encoded by the coding sequence ATGGCGCTCAAGGACACCAAGGGCGATAAAGTATTCTTCGCGATCAACGCGTTTTTCCTCGGACTCCTCGCGCTGATCATCCTGTATCCCCTCTACTTTATCGTGATTGCCTCCATCTCGGACCCGGACGCGGTGCTGGGCGGCCAGGTGGTGCTGGCCCCGGTGAACATCACCTTCGAAGGATTTGAGAAGGTGTTCCAGCGGGCCGATATCTGGAGGGGCTACCTCAATACGATCATCTATACGGTGGTCACGGTGATCCTCTCCCTGGTGGTAACCATTCCCGCCGGCTGGGGACTGAGCCGGAAGACCACGCCGGGCAAGAAGTTCTGGATGATCTACTTCATCATCCCGATGTTCTTCGGCGGCGGCCTGATCCCGTTCTACAACGTGATGAGCAGCCTGAAGCTTATCAACTCCGCCTGGTCTGTGATCCTGCCCGCGATCCTGAGCGTGTGGAACCTCTTCATGAGCAAGACGTTCTTCGAATCCTCCATCCCGGAGGGCATGCTGGAAGCGGCCCGGATCGACGGCGCCGGCAAGTACCGGACGTTCTTCTCGATCGTGCTTCCGCTTTCCAAGGCGATCATCGCCGTTATGGCGCTGTATTACGCCGTCGGCCAGTGGAACAGCTACTTCAACGCCATGATCTTCCTGCAGGATGCTGAGAAGTATCCGCTGCAGCTGGTGCTGAAGGAAATCCTGATCGCGAGCGAGAGCACGGTGGGCGGCAGCGGCGAGACGATCCTGCAGCAGTACCGGCTGGCCAACCAGCTGAAGTACGTCTCCGTGATCGTCAGCAGCCTGCCGGTGCTGTGCCTGTACCCGTTCGTCCAGAAGTATTTCGCACAGGGCGTCATGATCGGCTCCCTGAAGGGATAA